In Carassius carassius chromosome 19, fCarCar2.1, whole genome shotgun sequence, a single genomic region encodes these proteins:
- the LOC132094750 gene encoding granzyme B-like has translation MVLYSFLLLLGISLAGGMESGIIGGKEAKRSSRPYMASIQNNTYHTCGGMLIREDYVLTAAHCLNLDVNSDLDNIEVVLGAHSINKVEKNQQRIPVMEYIKHPLYKKNNKQDLSYDIMLLKLKNKAKLNKFVKVIHLPKKNRKTPANVKCSIAGWGLKSPKGNEASDVMLEVKLKLEENSKCEEMWQHYFNPEIMICGVSDGKHAFCKGDSGSPLICKTIPQGLASYTFGNCTNTAYPQVYTKISYFLPWIKKIIG, from the exons ATGGTTCTGTattcttttcttcttctccttggTATCTCTTTGGCTG GTGGGATGGAGAGTGGTATTATTGGAGGAAAAGAGGCTAAACGTAGTTCCAGGCCATACATGGCATCTATTCAAAATAATACATATCACACATGTGGAGGGATGCTGATCAGAGAGGATTATGTTCTGACAGCGGCCCACTGTCTGAA TCTCGATGTTAACTCAGATCTGGACAACATTGAGGTTGTTCTGGGAGCTCACAGCATCAACAAGGTGGAGAAGAACCAACAGAGAATCCCAGTGATGGAATACATCAAACATCCTTTGTATAAAAAGAACAACAAGCAGGACTTAAGCTATGATATCATGTTACTAAAG CTGAAGAACAAAGCCAAGCTGAATAAATTTGTGAAAGTTATACATCTTCctaagaaaaatagaaaaacaccAGCTAATGTTAAATGCTCCATTGCTGGTTGGGGGTTAAAATCCCCAAAAGGAAACGAGGCATCAGATGTGATGCTGGAAGTCAAGCTTAAACTGGAGGAGAACTCAAAATGTGAAGAAATGTGGCAGCATTACTTCAACCCTGAGATAATGATCTGCGGTGTTTCAGATGGAAAACATGCTTTTTGTaag GGGGATTCAGGAAGTCCTCTTATCTGCAAAACTATACCACAAGGACTTGCTTCATATACCTTTGGTAACTGTACAAATACAGCATATCCTCAAGTTTATACAAAAATCTCATATTTTCTCCCTTGGATTAAAAAGATCATTGGCTAA
- the LOC132094752 gene encoding oligodendrocyte transcription factor 1-like — MQAVSGFRCKEQGEGSLQQLMPRMVRVTGGSGSGAGVLQGPHRSSKPPRELSVEEQQELRRKINSRERKRMQDLNVAMDALREVMVPYSSSTGVGGALQYPYLPPGAPPTGRRLSKISTLVLARNYILLLGSSLQEMRRLLGEVSIGMGASGTVPRLLLTGGWPFLTGPGQLLLSPPEQQMGAAKCPFLPQGTQEEPLAWGSSSMSVSPVCQCGVCRTPRVVHVNPTTRFPK, encoded by the coding sequence ATGCAGGCTGTGTCTGGTTTTAGGTGCAAAGAGCAGGGCGAGGGCTCTTTGCAGCAACTCATGCCAAGAATGGTACGGGTAACAGGAGGATCAGGCTCCGGTGCTGGGGTTCTCCAAGGGCCTCACAGATCTTCTAAACCCCCTCGTGAGCTTAGTGTGGAAGAGCAACAGGAGCTACGGAGAAAGATCAACAGTCGTGAGAGAAAGAGAATGCAGGACCTTAACGTGGCCATGGATGCTTTACGCGAGGTCATGGTGCCCTACTCTTCTTCCACTGGTGTTGGTGGAGCACTGCAGTACCCTTACCTCCCTCCTGGAGCCCCTCCGACCGGGCGCCGCCTGTCTAAGATCTCTACGCTGGTGCTGGCCCGTAACTACATCCTACTCCTAGGCTCCTCCTTGCAGGAGATGAGGCGTCTGTTGGGCGAGGTTAGCATCGGGATGGGCGCCAGCGGGACTGTACCACGTCTGCTGCTGACAGGAGGGTGGCCATTTCTTACCGGGCCAGGACAGCTTCTGCTTTCCCCTCCTGAGCAGCAAATGGGTGCAGCAAAGTGCCCTTTTCTGCCTCAGGGTACCCAGGAGGAGCCCTTGGCATGGGGGTCAAGCAGCATGTCGGTGAGCCCGGTGTGCCAGTGTGGGGTGTGCCGGACCCCAAGGGTGGTCCATGTTAATCCCACCACACGCTTCCCAAAATGA